The genomic segment ATCGGCCTGTCGATCATGATGGGCCTGATGCGCGTGGTCAATCTCGCACACGGCGCATTCACGATGATCGGCGGTTATCTCGCCTCGTTCGCGCTGGTTTCGCTCGGCGTTTCCTATCCGATCGCGATCCTGATCGCGGTGATCGGCGCGGTCATCATCTCGGTCCCGTTCGAGTTCCTGCTGTATCGGCGGATCTATCGCCGCTCCGACGAACTGACCCAGATCCTGCTGACGATCGGCATCACCTTCTTCATCGTCGGCATCGCCAACTACATCTTCGGCCCGACTTCGAAGCCGATCCCGCTGCCGGAGATGCTGAAGGGGCCGTTCGATCTCGGCTTCCGCATGATCCCGGCGCACCGGCTGTTCGTGATCGGCTGCGGCGTGGTCACCGCGGTGGCGCTGTGGCTACTGATCGAGAAGACCGAGTTCGGCGTGCGGCTGCGCGCGGCGGTCGACAATGGCGACATGGCCGAGGCGCTCGGCATTCGCACCCAAATTGTCTATTCGGTCACCTTCGCGCTGGCGGTGGGGCTCGCGGCGTTTGGCGGCGTCGTCGGCGCCGAGCTGCTGCCGGTCGAGCCGTTCTACGCGCTACGCTACATGGTGACGTTCCTGGTCGTGGTCTCGGT from the Rhodopseudomonas palustris genome contains:
- a CDS encoding branched-chain amino acid ABC transporter permease gives rise to the protein MRTILGILPDALAYGMVLFTISIGLSIMMGLMRVVNLAHGAFTMIGGYLASFALVSLGVSYPIAILIAVIGAVIISVPFEFLLYRRIYRRSDELTQILLTIGITFFIVGIANYIFGPTSKPIPLPEMLKGPFDLGFRMIPAHRLFVIGCGVVTAVALWLLIEKTEFGVRLRAAVDNGDMAEALGIRTQIVYSVTFALAVGLAAFGGVVGAELLPVEPFYALRYMVTFLVVVSVGGAGSVTGAMAASLLLGLADTTGKYLAPEFGEFFFYVAVIVIVYVFPHGLFGKAH